A single Desulfobaculum bizertense DSM 18034 DNA region contains:
- a CDS encoding peptide-binding protein, with amino-acid sequence MAARSLAIRVFIVLISCFLCACGSGAEQDKSASSASGSQSAQTESDAQGGQASAQIPSSPEQGGMLVRGLIGEPSNLLSPLASDSASMEVTSMLYVSLVRYNKDIELEPYAAKSYEVLDGGKRLRFVLRQGILWQDGQELTADDVEFTWRMMVDPKTPTAYSENYKRVKEFRKIDRYTFEIVYDKPFAKALVSWAMDIMPKHILQGENLMNTRYSRNPVGAGPFVLKEWKAGQSLVLAANPQYFLGRPHLDGIAFKIIPDSAAMFLELESQNLDYMGLSPQQYLFQTKGPSWEQNFKKFKYLSFGYNFVGWNFKKKLFQDKRVRQALAYGVNTDAVIKGVYMGFAEPTVGPYKPGTWVYNTKLKPYPYDVAKAKALLAEAGWTDSDGDGVLDKDGKPFSFTILTNQGNEQRIKIATIVQANLKDLGIVVKMRTVEWAAFLKQFLDTANFDAVVMGWTIPQDPDIYNVWHSSKAVAGGLNFIRYSNPQLDELVAKGRDLMDQAERKAVYDRAQEILYKEQPYLFLCVPQALPVVSSRFQNVSTAPAGISHNLEWWWVPKMMQRHTLEP; translated from the coding sequence ATGGCTGCCCGCAGCTTGGCTATTCGTGTATTTATTGTTCTAATATCCTGTTTTCTTTGCGCTTGTGGCTCAGGCGCGGAGCAGGATAAATCTGCATCGTCAGCCTCTGGTTCCCAAAGTGCACAGACTGAGTCTGACGCACAAGGTGGTCAGGCAAGTGCGCAAATCCCCTCTTCTCCCGAGCAGGGGGGCATGCTTGTGCGTGGTCTTATTGGAGAACCTTCCAATCTCCTTTCTCCACTGGCCTCAGATTCTGCATCAATGGAAGTGACTTCAATGCTCTATGTGTCTCTTGTTCGCTACAACAAAGACATTGAGCTTGAGCCGTATGCAGCCAAGTCGTACGAGGTCCTTGATGGGGGCAAACGTCTTCGCTTTGTCTTGCGGCAGGGCATCCTGTGGCAGGATGGTCAGGAGCTGACCGCTGATGACGTCGAATTTACGTGGCGAATGATGGTTGACCCCAAAACACCGACGGCATACTCAGAAAATTATAAGCGGGTCAAAGAATTTCGGAAAATTGACCGATATACTTTTGAGATTGTGTACGACAAGCCCTTTGCCAAGGCGCTTGTTTCGTGGGCAATGGACATTATGCCCAAGCATATTTTGCAGGGCGAAAACCTCATGAATACCCGCTACAGCAGGAATCCTGTTGGCGCTGGTCCTTTTGTCCTCAAGGAATGGAAAGCCGGACAGTCTCTTGTTTTGGCTGCCAACCCTCAGTATTTTCTTGGCCGTCCACATCTTGATGGCATAGCATTCAAGATTATTCCAGATAGCGCAGCCATGTTTCTTGAACTGGAGTCCCAGAATCTTGATTATATGGGGCTGTCTCCGCAGCAGTATCTTTTCCAGACCAAAGGTCCGTCCTGGGAACAGAACTTCAAAAAGTTCAAATACTTGTCCTTTGGGTATAATTTTGTGGGCTGGAATTTTAAAAAGAAACTGTTTCAGGACAAGCGGGTTCGTCAGGCCCTTGCCTATGGCGTCAATACAGACGCGGTTATCAAGGGTGTCTACATGGGCTTTGCCGAGCCGACCGTTGGCCCGTATAAGCCGGGAACATGGGTGTATAATACAAAGCTGAAGCCGTATCCGTATGATGTTGCCAAGGCAAAGGCGCTTTTGGCGGAAGCTGGTTGGACCGATTCGGACGGCGATGGAGTTTTGGATAAGGACGGCAAGCCGTTCTCGTTTACGATTCTGACGAACCAGGGCAATGAGCAGCGAATTAAAATAGCTACGATTGTGCAGGCAAATCTTAAAGATTTGGGCATCGTGGTGAAGATGCGGACTGTGGAGTGGGCCGCGTTTTTGAAGCAGTTCCTTGATACCGCGAACTTTGATGCGGTGGTTATGGGCTGGACCATTCCGCAGGACCCGGATATTTATAATGTTTGGCATTCTTCAAAAGCGGTTGCTGGTGGCCTGAATTTTATTCGTTACAGCAATCCGCAGCTTGATGAGCTTGTGGCCAAGGGACGAGACCTGATGGATCAGGCCGAACGCAAGGCTGTTTATGACAGGGCGCAGGAGATTCTTTATAAAGAGCAGCCCTATCTGTTCCTGTGTGTCCCACAGGCTTTGCCTGTTGTTTCATCCCGTTTTCAAAATGTTTCGACGGCACCCGCGGGGATTTCTCATAACTTGGAATGGTGGTGGGTGCCGAAAATGATGCAGCGCCATACTCTGGAGCCGTGA
- a CDS encoding DEAD/DEAH box helicase: MDNADEKIVENLLQEFINFTVPDYILDGARQIVSNNGVQKLSLNKREGYWDVEGQIEGEDFQAYSSELGLNLSEGTVNFYCNCPDSFSGVCKHVGATALKLYQTFEVKEEGTAPQQSSDWRQCFRSYFATEPEPEAGKHYLIFRFFPEPGRLQVAFYRARQNKSGLSTVQNEVTLEQIINNDDWCEVSPRLPQVAEQISRYLDYAGHRVDIPEGLISWFFWAIQDEYYIFREDSEQIIRIEPRTMRLKLSPVISEDGVAFDVLLDHEGKIPFSIRDEQVYFYGQLPIWAYYKQTFYPVQTGLSPELIRDMTQSSPVIQNNDISEFLDRVWTKLPSSDVHGQDEFIEKMSPFFIPAEYAPKLFLDEEGSLLTLRIHNAYETEHGEAALPGPDPDLQTGSYSYEGKSYLILRQQQKEAELTATLLEMGFQPRDTDTWFLEPEEAISFLLDNYPALVEKYRVYGEKNLTRYKVRLSTPNIVAEVKSDEQEEENNSWFTLDLNVEYDGHRVPIDIIWEAWTSGKRYVQLKDGSYTSLPEKWLEKLGHKLKTMGFDPEKPPQKEFKQYEAPVLDKILEDLPDAVTDGFWDNLKEKIHSFEQITPVNQPETLNATLRPYQVQGVSFLNFLNEYGFGGILADEMGLGKTIQTLSFLLHLTENGATKPSLIVVPTSVLPNWEREAEKFVPQLKRLTIYGARRDHLFKKIPKAQLVFTTYALLRRDLEELKNYEFTSLILDEAQNIKNPNTITSRAVRMIDSDLRICLSGTPIENNLFELWSLFEFLMPGFLGSQHSFQRGIIKPIKDGDEETLDYLRTRVKPFILRRTKSAVAKDLPPKIESVQYCALAEEQMELYSMLAKKLRDQVLADVDEKGMAKSQMSILDALLKLRQICCHPRLLKLDIPGVSTNLPSGKFDAFKNMVSDIIEEGHKVLVFSQFVSMLHIIRSWLQINETPFCYLDGSSKDRFDQVDRFNNTPEIPIFLISLKAGGTGLNLTSADYVIHYDPWWNPAVEAQATDRTHRIGQTRQVFSYKMICSGTVEEKILTLQQEKKGIADAIIPGKDSFKNLTRDDLEMLFEI, encoded by the coding sequence ATGGACAATGCTGATGAGAAGATTGTAGAAAATCTTCTTCAGGAATTCATCAACTTTACCGTACCCGACTACATTCTGGACGGCGCTCGACAGATTGTGAGCAACAATGGCGTCCAGAAACTTTCCCTTAACAAACGGGAAGGATACTGGGACGTAGAAGGACAGATAGAAGGAGAAGACTTTCAGGCCTATAGTTCTGAGCTTGGTCTTAACCTCTCTGAGGGAACTGTTAATTTCTACTGTAACTGCCCGGATTCCTTTTCTGGCGTGTGCAAGCACGTCGGAGCAACCGCACTCAAACTTTACCAGACTTTTGAAGTCAAAGAAGAAGGCACCGCCCCGCAGCAAAGCTCGGACTGGCGGCAGTGCTTCCGCTCGTACTTTGCTACCGAGCCGGAGCCAGAAGCTGGTAAACATTACCTCATTTTTCGATTTTTCCCAGAACCGGGCCGACTTCAGGTCGCATTCTACCGGGCACGCCAAAACAAATCTGGCCTGTCCACCGTGCAAAATGAAGTGACCCTTGAGCAGATCATCAACAATGACGACTGGTGCGAGGTTTCTCCTCGTCTGCCTCAGGTTGCCGAGCAAATCAGCCGCTACCTTGATTACGCAGGACACCGCGTTGACATTCCCGAAGGTCTGATCTCCTGGTTTTTCTGGGCTATTCAAGATGAATATTACATCTTCCGGGAAGACTCCGAGCAGATTATTCGCATTGAGCCACGCACAATGCGCCTCAAGCTCTCCCCCGTTATCAGCGAAGACGGCGTCGCCTTCGACGTCCTGCTTGACCACGAAGGGAAAATTCCCTTTTCCATCCGTGACGAGCAGGTCTACTTCTATGGGCAGCTTCCTATCTGGGCATATTACAAACAGACTTTTTACCCGGTTCAGACAGGCTTGTCTCCTGAGCTGATTCGGGACATGACCCAGTCCAGCCCTGTCATTCAAAACAATGACATTTCCGAATTTCTTGATCGAGTCTGGACCAAACTTCCGTCGTCGGACGTACACGGACAGGACGAATTCATCGAAAAAATGAGTCCGTTCTTCATCCCGGCAGAATACGCACCAAAGCTCTTCCTTGATGAGGAAGGAAGTCTGCTGACCCTGCGCATTCACAACGCCTACGAGACAGAACACGGCGAAGCAGCGCTTCCCGGACCAGATCCGGACCTCCAGACAGGCAGCTACTCTTATGAGGGCAAGTCTTACCTCATCCTGCGCCAGCAGCAAAAAGAAGCGGAACTGACTGCGACGCTTCTGGAGATGGGGTTCCAGCCCAGAGACACGGATACATGGTTCCTCGAACCAGAAGAAGCCATTAGTTTCCTGCTCGACAACTACCCTGCCCTTGTCGAAAAGTACCGCGTCTACGGTGAAAAGAATCTCACCCGCTACAAGGTCCGCCTGAGCACCCCGAACATCGTGGCCGAGGTCAAAAGTGATGAACAGGAAGAGGAAAACAATTCCTGGTTCACCCTTGATCTTAACGTCGAATACGACGGCCACCGGGTGCCGATCGACATCATTTGGGAAGCATGGACCAGCGGAAAGCGCTACGTTCAGCTCAAGGACGGCTCCTACACAAGCCTGCCTGAAAAGTGGCTCGAAAAGCTTGGACACAAGCTCAAGACTATGGGCTTCGATCCTGAAAAGCCGCCGCAAAAAGAGTTCAAGCAGTACGAAGCTCCTGTGCTGGACAAAATTCTGGAAGATCTTCCCGATGCTGTCACCGACGGTTTCTGGGATAACCTGAAAGAAAAAATCCATAGCTTTGAGCAGATCACTCCGGTGAACCAGCCTGAGACGCTGAATGCAACGCTTCGCCCGTATCAGGTTCAGGGTGTATCCTTCCTGAACTTCCTGAACGAATACGGCTTTGGTGGCATTCTGGCTGACGAAATGGGTCTTGGTAAAACCATTCAGACCCTGTCATTCCTGCTGCATCTTACTGAAAATGGAGCCACCAAGCCCAGCCTTATCGTTGTGCCGACCTCTGTTTTGCCCAACTGGGAGCGAGAAGCAGAAAAATTTGTTCCCCAGCTCAAGCGTCTGACGATTTATGGTGCTCGCCGCGACCACCTGTTCAAAAAAATTCCCAAGGCACAGCTCGTTTTCACGACCTATGCACTTCTTCGCCGAGACCTTGAGGAACTGAAAAATTACGAGTTCACCTCGCTTATTCTTGACGAAGCACAGAACATCAAGAACCCGAACACCATCACCTCCAGAGCGGTCCGCATGATTGATTCTGATCTGCGCATCTGCCTCTCTGGTACGCCCATCGAGAACAACCTCTTTGAGCTGTGGAGTCTCTTCGAGTTCCTGATGCCCGGTTTCCTCGGTTCCCAGCATTCGTTCCAGCGTGGCATCATCAAACCCATCAAGGATGGCGATGAAGAAACACTGGACTACCTGCGGACCCGCGTAAAGCCGTTCATTCTGCGCCGTACCAAGAGCGCGGTGGCAAAGGACCTTCCGCCGAAGATCGAAAGCGTGCAGTACTGCGCGCTGGCCGAAGAGCAGATGGAGCTGTACTCCATGCTCGCCAAAAAGCTTCGCGATCAGGTTCTGGCAGACGTGGACGAAAAGGGCATGGCCAAGAGCCAAATGTCCATTCTGGACGCACTGCTCAAGCTGCGCCAGATTTGTTGTCACCCTCGCCTGCTCAAGCTGGATATTCCGGGTGTCTCGACCAACCTGCCTTCGGGCAAATTCGACGCCTTCAAGAACATGGTTTCCGACATCATCGAAGAAGGCCACAAGGTTCTGGTCTTCTCCCAGTTCGTCTCCATGCTTCACATCATCAGATCGTGGCTCCAGATCAACGAGACACCGTTCTGCTATCTTGATGGCTCCAGCAAGGACCGTTTTGATCAGGTTGACAGATTCAATAACACCCCAGAAATTCCAATCTTCCTGATTTCGCTGAAAGCAGGTGGTACGGGTCTGAACCTGACCTCCGCAGACTACGTTATCCACTACGACCCGTGGTGGAACCCGGCTGTGGAAGCTCAGGCAACTGACCGAACACACCGTATTGGCCAGACCAGACAGGTCTTCTCCTACAAGATGATCTGCTCCGGTACTGTTGAAGAAAAGATTCTGACTCTCCAGCAGGAAAAGAAAGGCATTGCCGACGCAATCATTCCGGGCAAGGATTCCTTTAAGAATCTGACCCGCGACGATCTCGAAATGCTCTTCGAAATCTAG
- a CDS encoding DUF748 domain-containing protein — protein MVKNGVFQSWKSLRRLHKILLVSLLCFVVYVLVGFFVVPPVTRSVVESQLTKALNRPVTLEKVRFNPLTLHTQAEGLDIKEPSGDTTFVSLGMLDLDIAWLSVPKLALVVQTLRLVDPYARIVVDGEQSNFADLLVSDAPEEPKEASGPPPLVIHTIEIEGGSADIDDRVHGVENSLRKLHLFIPFVSSLEKDRQTFVRPELSGVLNNEPFRLDGNTRPFDPALTSRFVIDLTQVDLPYYRKYIPYTTPLELTRGKLDCRIAVDFEFSEETLPAIIVSGTANVKDLAWQEKGKDMVGLSSLDLQIDRLDLRRNVARIRKFGVDGPFVNLVRNADGTLNVQSWTPEQPAPVAKTKSDDSVKQKTKAQPKAEIDAQPEPKKEAPIAPEQKPEPQTSLSLTSSAFAAEAETAPAAAPENPQHSAKKAGPSKAGPSKAGPPAKARAKGVPASEAEKAKDVVTNSEVTAKSPSPAKSAGTAEEAPQENPVAPAETQGGAAEPEDSAEAQAFRVILNDFSVTNGQISFTDLAMGKFTKKISPLAIHVTDLDTKKGHLTPIKVNFGSPKGEYFELNASADVGELTHSGTVTLRGLNIPDYAPYLKAAVPLTISKGILGAQASWSGGTDPNSIRIKDAGVTLSDLLIKDPKGKTTLIQSKTLAAKGAKVSLKAQQASIAELLVQGLDARLTQTKQGIDLVNYFVPPAGKGKKSASASSSSSSSGLPWKATLGVLQLKDCAVKFRDAALMRPTDVALSKISGTVKGISAAMDAPLDFSIRATAMRGGSIEAAGQGTVSPLKFAGNAQIKNLSLAALTGYLHENVDMDVAGGRLFVTGDWSFTQTDKTNATFTGAATLSRLRLRDGQTRERFASLGKLDVRDVDFRLLPLRVDISKIEIKDPNVKIEREKDGRINLARMAGKPAPPASDRLNVKELAPDVDLKDELHVYKTAPGQDALEAEFAAERRARQKKTERPAQSTGAVLKAPAQTDELDSAAVEVPTGSMPPVTINEIVLSGGEIAFEDKTISPSYATALHEAEGNITGFSTVAEAPAEIVVNARLGVGAPLNVSGSITPFGSEFKTKLNIKVQGAEMPPVSPYTLETIAYPFATGKLTADIDVELTGPNIKIENNMLFTNLDVGSRVDNPDAISLPMQLILSLLRGPSGDIDLNIPVSGRLDDPHFSLGRTFLKTLFNLLFKVVTSPLTVLGSMFGGGEAANVVAFDPGSSFLNPTAITKLSALAKAMTAKQSMKLELAGYADPKIDKASLGNATIREAVRHEKYLELQEQGKAPASELEVKVNEDEYPKFLRIAYEKAPFAKPGFLGIDSEQPVEKMEELFKEHANRPGALNELAFRRGEAVLRYLRVEGKIDPGRLFMKKPAAIDKAPVKNGTGNVVVLDTN, from the coding sequence ATGGTGAAGAACGGTGTATTTCAGAGCTGGAAAAGCTTGCGTCGCCTGCATAAAATTCTTTTGGTGTCTTTGCTGTGCTTTGTGGTGTACGTGCTGGTGGGCTTTTTTGTCGTGCCGCCAGTGACGCGCTCTGTTGTGGAATCACAGCTCACCAAGGCCCTGAATCGTCCTGTTACCCTTGAAAAGGTGCGTTTTAATCCTTTGACTCTGCATACGCAGGCAGAGGGGCTGGACATCAAGGAACCATCAGGGGACACAACCTTTGTGTCTTTGGGAATGCTTGATTTAGACATTGCGTGGCTCTCAGTTCCCAAGCTGGCGCTGGTGGTGCAGACCTTGCGTTTGGTCGATCCCTATGCACGCATTGTGGTTGATGGGGAGCAGAGTAATTTTGCAGACCTGCTTGTTTCTGATGCTCCAGAGGAGCCAAAGGAAGCTTCTGGGCCTCCGCCGCTCGTCATTCATACAATTGAGATTGAGGGGGGAAGCGCAGACATAGACGACCGTGTACATGGGGTTGAAAACAGTCTGCGAAAGCTCCACCTGTTTATTCCTTTTGTGTCGAGCCTCGAAAAAGACAGACAAACATTTGTGCGCCCAGAGTTGTCTGGTGTGCTCAATAATGAACCGTTTCGACTGGATGGAAATACTCGTCCCTTTGACCCTGCGCTGACTTCGCGTTTTGTGATTGATCTTACTCAGGTCGATTTGCCGTATTATCGAAAGTACATTCCATACACCACGCCGCTTGAATTGACGCGGGGCAAGCTTGATTGCCGTATTGCTGTTGATTTTGAGTTTTCGGAAGAAACGCTTCCGGCCATCATCGTGAGCGGAACTGCCAACGTGAAGGACTTGGCATGGCAGGAAAAGGGCAAGGATATGGTCGGACTGTCTTCGCTGGACCTCCAGATTGATCGGCTGGACTTGCGCCGGAATGTTGCCCGAATCCGTAAGTTTGGGGTTGATGGGCCTTTTGTGAACCTTGTGCGAAATGCTGATGGAACGCTGAACGTTCAGAGCTGGACACCGGAGCAGCCTGCTCCGGTTGCCAAAACGAAAAGTGATGATTCGGTAAAGCAGAAGACAAAAGCGCAGCCAAAGGCAGAAATAGATGCTCAGCCAGAGCCAAAAAAAGAGGCTCCAATCGCTCCGGAGCAAAAGCCAGAGCCGCAGACTTCGCTTTCTCTGACGTCGAGTGCTTTTGCAGCCGAGGCCGAAACTGCCCCTGCTGCCGCTCCTGAGAATCCTCAGCATTCAGCCAAAAAGGCCGGACCATCCAAAGCTGGACCGTCAAAGGCTGGGCCGCCAGCAAAAGCAAGGGCGAAGGGTGTACCAGCCTCAGAGGCTGAAAAAGCAAAAGATGTTGTCACGAATTCTGAAGTGACTGCGAAATCTCCAAGCCCTGCGAAGTCGGCTGGAACTGCCGAGGAGGCTCCGCAAGAGAACCCGGTTGCCCCTGCTGAAACGCAAGGTGGAGCAGCAGAGCCGGAGGATAGTGCGGAGGCCCAGGCTTTCCGCGTGATACTGAATGATTTTTCGGTAACGAATGGGCAAATTTCGTTTACTGACCTTGCTATGGGGAAGTTTACGAAAAAGATTTCACCTCTCGCCATTCACGTGACCGATCTTGATACGAAAAAGGGCCACCTCACCCCGATCAAGGTGAATTTTGGTTCTCCCAAGGGAGAATATTTTGAGCTGAACGCGTCTGCTGACGTGGGTGAGCTGACGCACAGCGGAACCGTGACGTTGCGGGGGCTGAATATTCCTGACTATGCGCCGTATTTGAAAGCGGCAGTGCCTTTGACCATAAGCAAGGGTATTTTGGGTGCGCAGGCTTCTTGGTCCGGTGGGACAGACCCCAATTCCATTCGCATCAAGGACGCAGGGGTCACGCTTTCTGATCTGCTCATAAAAGATCCCAAGGGCAAGACCACTCTGATTCAGTCAAAGACTCTTGCTGCAAAGGGGGCGAAAGTGAGCCTCAAGGCTCAGCAGGCATCCATTGCAGAGTTGCTTGTTCAGGGGCTGGATGCTCGCCTGACGCAGACAAAGCAGGGCATTGATCTGGTGAATTATTTTGTGCCACCTGCGGGGAAGGGGAAAAAGAGCGCTTCCGCGTCTTCGTCATCTTCCAGCAGCGGTTTGCCGTGGAAAGCAACGCTGGGCGTGTTGCAGCTTAAGGATTGTGCCGTAAAGTTTCGCGATGCGGCGCTCATGCGGCCAACGGATGTGGCGCTGAGCAAAATTTCTGGCACCGTGAAAGGCATTTCTGCGGCTATGGATGCTCCGCTTGATTTTTCCATACGTGCAACGGCCATGCGGGGTGGAAGTATTGAAGCCGCAGGGCAAGGCACTGTCAGCCCGCTCAAGTTTGCAGGCAATGCACAAATCAAGAATTTGTCGCTTGCAGCCCTAACAGGATACCTGCACGAAAACGTGGATATGGATGTCGCGGGAGGTCGACTGTTTGTCACAGGCGACTGGTCCTTTACTCAGACAGACAAAACCAATGCGACATTTACGGGGGCAGCGACTCTGTCGCGTCTGCGCCTGCGTGATGGGCAGACCCGTGAGCGCTTTGCGAGCCTTGGCAAGCTTGATGTACGGGATGTCGATTTTCGGCTTCTGCCGCTTCGGGTTGATATTTCCAAGATTGAAATCAAAGACCCAAACGTGAAAATTGAGCGGGAAAAAGATGGGCGCATCAATCTTGCCCGGATGGCGGGTAAACCTGCTCCTCCGGCAAGTGATCGCCTGAACGTAAAAGAGCTTGCTCCTGACGTGGACCTCAAGGACGAGCTTCATGTCTATAAAACGGCTCCGGGGCAGGATGCTCTTGAGGCAGAGTTTGCGGCAGAACGACGCGCACGGCAGAAGAAGACAGAGCGACCGGCTCAGAGCACAGGTGCTGTGCTGAAGGCTCCTGCTCAGACCGATGAACTTGATTCTGCCGCAGTGGAGGTCCCAACGGGATCGATGCCGCCTGTGACCATCAATGAAATCGTGCTTTCAGGCGGTGAAATCGCTTTTGAAGACAAGACGATTAGCCCGAGCTACGCGACTGCACTGCATGAAGCAGAGGGAAATATCACGGGCTTTTCGACTGTGGCTGAAGCTCCTGCTGAAATCGTTGTGAACGCGCGGCTTGGTGTGGGCGCTCCGCTGAATGTCTCCGGCTCCATAACGCCTTTTGGCTCAGAATTTAAAACCAAGCTGAACATCAAGGTTCAGGGGGCAGAAATGCCGCCTGTTTCGCCATATACACTGGAGACCATTGCGTATCCCTTTGCGACTGGAAAGCTGACTGCGGATATTGACGTGGAGCTGACAGGGCCGAACATCAAGATTGAAAATAACATGCTCTTTACCAATCTTGATGTAGGAAGCAGAGTGGATAATCCTGATGCCATCAGTTTGCCCATGCAGCTGATTCTTTCGCTTTTGCGTGGGCCTAGTGGGGATATTGATTTGAATATCCCGGTGAGTGGTCGGCTCGATGACCCGCACTTTAGCCTTGGGCGAACCTTCCTCAAAACTTTGTTCAACCTGCTCTTTAAGGTTGTGACCTCGCCGCTGACGGTTTTGGGCAGTATGTTTGGTGGAGGCGAAGCTGCAAACGTGGTGGCCTTTGATCCGGGATCATCATTCCTGAATCCTACGGCGATAACCAAGCTTTCGGCTTTGGCCAAGGCCATGACTGCCAAGCAGTCAATGAAACTGGAACTGGCGGGCTATGCTGATCCCAAGATTGACAAGGCCTCTTTGGGCAATGCAACGATTCGTGAAGCCGTCCGCCACGAAAAGTATCTGGAGCTTCAGGAGCAGGGAAAGGCCCCGGCTTCGGAGCTTGAGGTCAAGGTGAATGAAGACGAGTATCCCAAATTCCTGCGCATTGCGTACGAAAAGGCACCGTTTGCCAAACCCGGATTCCTTGGCATTGACTCTGAGCAGCCTGTCGAAAAAATGGAAGAGCTGTTCAAGGAACATGCGAACAGACCGGGCGCATTGAACGAACTGGCATTCCGCCGAGGTGAGGCTGTCTTGCGCTACCTCAGAGTCGAAGGAAAGATTGATCCGGGGCGGCTCTTTATGAAAAAGCCTGCGGCCATTGATAAGGCTCCGGTCAAAAACGGTACAGGGAATGTTGTTGTGCTGGATACGAACTAG
- a CDS encoding aminotransferase class IV: MIFYDGHNFVDGGLSLPVDGAAFRYGISFFETLLWDGDHVCQLEAHCARIHASLRTFGYAYDAPDYAQLLTELAKRNGFGGKSGRLNIIYAVREGLGVTQTMRPVLTIAPYTIAPAETVQKLCFCPQVHQSWLAAHKTANYLPYIHAHQQANAAGFDDAILLTADGYVLESSSSALCFFDGEQYISPLAPPESGAAILPSTALASVRDMLHPVFRPVHRSELANFQHVYVLNSLRAMLAVSQIEGHDFAIDVTPCAPARAFIHSPDQNFLLD; encoded by the coding sequence GTGATTTTTTATGATGGGCACAATTTTGTTGATGGCGGGCTGTCGCTTCCTGTAGACGGCGCAGCATTTCGCTATGGAATTTCTTTTTTTGAAACGCTGCTGTGGGATGGGGACCATGTGTGTCAGCTTGAAGCACACTGTGCCCGTATCCATGCCAGTCTGCGTACATTTGGCTATGCGTATGATGCTCCAGACTATGCGCAGCTTTTGACTGAACTCGCAAAGCGAAACGGGTTTGGGGGCAAGAGCGGACGCCTTAATATTATTTATGCCGTCCGCGAGGGACTTGGTGTGACGCAGACCATGCGGCCTGTTTTGACCATTGCTCCTTACACGATTGCGCCAGCAGAAACAGTGCAGAAGCTGTGTTTTTGCCCTCAGGTCCATCAAAGTTGGCTCGCAGCACACAAGACGGCAAATTACCTGCCGTACATTCATGCTCATCAGCAGGCCAATGCAGCAGGATTTGACGATGCCATTTTGTTGACTGCTGATGGATACGTTTTGGAAAGTTCGTCGTCTGCCCTGTGTTTTTTTGACGGCGAGCAGTACATAAGCCCGCTTGCCCCGCCAGAGTCTGGGGCCGCAATCCTTCCTTCAACAGCGCTCGCCTCTGTGCGGGACATGCTGCATCCTGTTTTTCGTCCGGTGCATCGCTCTGAGCTGGCGAATTTTCAGCATGTCTATGTGCTGAATTCGTTGCGTGCGATGTTGGCCGTGTCTCAGATTGAAGGACACGACTTTGCCATTGATGTGACGCCCTGTGCTCCTGCGAGGGCATTCATCCACTCCCCAGACCAGAATTTTCTTCTCGACTAA
- a CDS encoding chorismate-binding protein yields MNTPVRISHVSHEDFVRFAAWLVRERQADAFLSHPEPKHGETCWVGVDVCAECPLPQGTPRESVSAFLFDTPGTALGCVPYEFGLPQWDIKSTKPQAAPDGCFRKYRLLVVYDCVTGELCAEGDEVLARELLEKGDWRHVSPPDAVCCAKDLEASMGATAYENGVRETLERIKAGQVYQLCLSSAYETVLDACDPVSLFFALWQECPAQYYAYFHLGEERVISSSPERFLSVRDGNVLSQPIKGTLAFEEYSPELDRLVTDSPKESAELSMIVDLIRNDISANCEYGSVQVDGHKSTFVVDSLIQMYSNVRGRLRPDRSCWDLFYDAFPGGSVTGCPKRSAMHCIEELEPHSRGVYCGSMVLIRDKKTMESSIIIRTALYNTQSNRFVFHAGSGIVVASEPEAEHQETLAKAEKFFQVVQE; encoded by the coding sequence TTGAATACGCCTGTTCGTATTTCGCACGTTTCGCATGAGGATTTTGTGCGCTTTGCTGCATGGCTGGTGCGTGAGCGTCAGGCGGATGCGTTCCTGTCTCACCCAGAGCCGAAGCATGGTGAAACGTGTTGGGTTGGGGTGGACGTTTGTGCAGAATGCCCTTTGCCTCAGGGGACGCCTCGCGAGAGTGTTTCGGCATTTCTTTTTGATACGCCCGGCACTGCTCTTGGCTGTGTGCCGTATGAATTTGGCCTGCCTCAGTGGGACATAAAGAGTACCAAGCCTCAGGCTGCACCAGATGGATGTTTTCGAAAGTATCGTCTGCTTGTGGTCTATGACTGTGTCACTGGCGAGCTGTGCGCTGAGGGGGATGAGGTCCTCGCTCGGGAGCTTTTGGAAAAGGGGGACTGGCGACACGTTTCTCCTCCTGATGCCGTGTGCTGCGCAAAAGATCTTGAGGCGTCAATGGGTGCCACAGCGTATGAGAATGGGGTTCGAGAGACTCTGGAGCGCATCAAGGCTGGGCAGGTCTATCAGCTCTGTCTGTCCTCGGCCTACGAAACAGTTTTGGACGCGTGCGATCCCGTTTCACTCTTTTTTGCCCTGTGGCAGGAGTGCCCGGCGCAGTATTATGCGTATTTTCATCTTGGGGAAGAGCGGGTCATAAGCTCTTCTCCAGAACGATTTTTGAGCGTTCGCGATGGTAATGTTTTGTCTCAGCCTATTAAGGGAACGCTGGCTTTTGAGGAGTACAGCCCAGAGCTGGACCGGCTGGTGACGGATTCGCCCAAGGAAAGTGCCGAGCTGTCCATGATTGTGGACCTGATTCGCAACGATATTTCTGCCAACTGTGAATACGGCTCTGTGCAGGTGGATGGGCACAAGTCCACGTTTGTCGTGGACTCGCTTATCCAGATGTATAGTAATGTGCGGGGGCGGCTCCGTCCTGACCGCAGTTGCTGGGATCTTTTTTATGATGCCTTTCCCGGTGGCTCTGTCACGGGCTGTCCCAAGCGTTCTGCAATGCACTGCATTGAGGAACTGGAACCACATTCCAGAGGTGTTTACTGTGGCAGTATGGTGCTGATTCGGGATAAAAAGACAATGGAATCCAGTATCATCATACGCACAGCTCTCTATAACACCCAGTCCAACCGTTTTGTTTTTCATGCAGGCAGTGGTATTGTTGTTGCATCTGAACCAGAGGCGGAACATCAGGAAACACTGGCAAAAGCAGAAAAATTCTTTCAGGTGGTTCAAGAGTGA